The Sulfolobus sp. A20 genomic interval GAAGCCTGTAGTACGTTATCATAAACTCCGTATAGAAGCCTATTAAAGCCTAAAGCATAAATATTCCCAGTTGAACTATCATATTCCAATATAACCTGCGGAAGATACTGATTAGGATGACCCACTACCTGCATCCCTCCCCTAGTGAAGTCGTATTGAGAATAGTGATATGGGCAAACACCACAATTAGTATTAGGGTCATATTGAACAGGACCTCCCATGTGGACACAGACAGCACTGAAGGCTACAACATCACCGTTTGGTCCAACTCCTCCAATTGAAGGAGTACCCGTTCTGACAACAACAATAGGATATCCCATATATGTAGTTAATTTAGGAACCCCAACTGAGAGTTCACTATAATTAGCTATCAACTGCTTCTGATATTGAGCGACAACTTGTTGCGTAACAGTAGATGTAACAGTCGTAGTCTGTACTTGAGGAACCACCTCTTGTACCCTATAAACTCTAGGGAAAGCTTCACCACCTATTACAATTCCAGCTGCGATACCGGCAACCGCAGCAGCTCCACCGATTATAATAGCCCTCCTATTTGGATCAGGATCCTTTCCATTAGAACCTTTCTTCTCTTCTTTGCTACTCATAACTTACCATTTTAATATGGTATAGTCCACTTATAAATGTTTTGCGGATATGTATAGTTATACATATTAAACAATAATTCAATTAGGTCATGATATCAAATAATAGCCCAGAAATAATATGTTTTAAAAAAAGGGTTTAATTTATTCTACTATTGCGTAGGGTGTTGTTATTGAGCTTGATACTTCTATTACACCCCACATTCCACTTGAAGCATGACCTTCTACTCCACAAGCAAACCAGTATACCCCGGGATTTAGCGTAATTGAACCACTTGCAGTTTGCCCACTTGAAATACCGTTATACAAATAGTTTGAACTAGTAGCCCCGACATACAATAATATGTTGCCATCTTGACCAACATCAGTACCTGGCGTAGCAGTAGTGTTCTGTATGATTAAGAAGTTATGTGGCAAACCCTCCTCATTAGTGAAATAAACAATAACAGTCCAACCAGCAGGGATATAAATATGAAGATTACCATCACTAGTACCATTAAAGTTGAAAGGATTACTACTACTCTCAGCAACTATGTACAAGAAAACAGTCTTATTAGAAGGATTATAAGGTAAAGCATAAGCACCAGAAGGAAGAGAAGAAGTCATACTAGTTGTCGTAGTAGTACTCGTAGTATGTATAACCTTAGATAATATTGGGGCTTTAGAGACTTTAGGCAATGGGAAATAGACGATCGAAAAGTTATATGCTAAAAAACCTGCCATCACTGCAGTCCCAACAAATATTATCACTATGATAGCTATGCCTATTTTGCTCATAATATATCAAAATAAATTAAACTAATTTAGGGTATTTAAACTTACTTTTCAACTATACTCTCTAAAGAACACCACGTTAGGAATCTAGAATGTGTTATTTGTTCTCTAAGTGATGTCAGTTAATACAAAAACTTTCTCCGCATTCTACTAGTTATACGATATATGACCTTATTAATGGTAATAATCTTCATAAAGACTATGTTTTCCTAGTGTTTATCCTCACTTACTTTCTATCCTAAAAAACGAGGGCCTCTTCTCATCTTCCGACTTCCTTCCCGTAGAGGGTTCCCTTAGGGTAGTTCATCGGTTCCTCTCATCGATTCTCGTTTGGAGATGAAGAGAATCCCTCTCATTTACATATAGAATTGACTCTAAAAACTTTATGTGCAACAATTTCGTCCAACTATAAAATTTTTTACTTATACGAGAGTCTATTGTGGAAGAATATTTTCAGCCATCTTGCTATTGTGTTTCTCATTGAGTTAGGTGAGTCCTAGGAAATCAAACCTATTCTCGTCCCAATAAATAACCCTAAAAATACTTTTCCACAATAAAGAAAATTCAATTTATATCAAAACAACCAAATTGTTGCCCACACGTAGATACCTTAAATTAGTACTTTCTCTTACACTATCTCTAGATATAATTCTTAAAATATTCTCCACGTGGAGATTCCGTTTTCTCATTTTAATTCTGCTATGACATCCTAAAATGCTCTAGTTCTGTCTGAAGTAATTGTTATGATAAAATTTAAAAATTATTACTTATATAAGTTGTTTTAAGAGTTGATGAGAAATGGCTAAGGTAGATACTCCAGTAGTGGTAGCAATAGTAATAGCAATAATCTTAGTAGCTGTAGCAGCTTATTATGTAGTAGCTGTAAGGCCTGTTTCACCAGTTGTAAGCACTACTACTCTACCACCTACCACGGTTTCTTACACTATGACAACGAGTATGACGACTAACACTACTACAACGAGCACTACTACGACAACTACTACTACGACAACTAGTATGACTTCTTCTCTTCCTTCTGGTGCTTATGCTTTACCTTATAATCCTTCTAATAAGACTGTTTTCTTGTACATAGTTGCTGAGAGTAGTAGTAATCCTTTCAACTTTAATGGTACTAGTGATGGTAATCTTCATATTTATATCCCTGCTGGTTGGACTGTTATTGTTTATTTCACTAATGAGGAGGGTTTGCCACATAACTTCTTAATCATACAGAACACTACTGCTACGCCAGGTACTGATGTTGGTCAAGATGGCAACATATTATTGTATGTTGGGGCTACTAGTTCAAACTATTTGTATAACGGTATTTCAAGTGGGCAAACTGCAAGTGGTTCAATTACGCTAAATCCCGGGGTATACTGGTTTGCTTGTGGAGTAGAAGGTCATGCTTCAAGTGGAATGTGGGGTGTAATAGAAGTATCAAGCTCAATAACAACACCCTACGCAATAGTAGAATAAATTAAACCCTTTTTTTAAAACATATTATTATTTTTCTAATGTATTGTTGCGTTGTGAGCCGGGATTAGAGGATTGACGTTTTATATATATTGGACTCATTCTATCATGTTGAGTTTATATTCTAAGAGCCTTTGCTTCTTGACCCAAAGATAAGTTTTATTCCTTATTAATATTGTTTTTACTAATTTCTATACTTATCTATTTTGTTTATGTATCAATATGTTTCTATAATATTTAACGATATTTCTTTTTAAAGTAAAGTAAAATAAAAGAAAGAAAAGTTTTTTAATGCGTTTTTAGTTATTATAGTGTGATGAACATGATAGTGTTTCAAGTGGCTACGTATGCAACGCCTGCAAGTATAGGGTTTCAAGATGTGTTTGGATTTGGTCTTGCCGGAATAGCAATAGCATCGGGGTTAGTCTTTTACTTGATATATAGGAAGAAGGTTTTTTAGAAACATTATTTCTTTTTATAATTAATTATTATGATTTTGTCTCAATAATTTGCGAATATTCAAATGAGTTTTTAAAATGTATAAATACATTAGCAACCAAAAAACTTTTTAATTAAATTTGGTAGATATATATAGGAAGTGTTAGTTATGAGTAATCATAAGGATTGGGAGAAGATATGGTTTATAGTTATGTTAGTGTTAGTTACTATTTTTACTGGTTTATCTTACTTCACAATAGTCAATGGAAGTAGTGCGACCTACAGATATGGTCTTCCGCTAGCTAGCGGAGTGCCTAAACCTTTGCCTAATGGTACAGTAGTAATTTACATGGCTGCGATACAGTGGGCTTTCTTGCCAAATAACGCTACTGAAATAATTTACTTGCCTAATGGGACTATGGAAAATATTTCTGTTACTTCACAAGTGATAACTTACGTCCATGGCTATCCTTACATAAAAGTGTATCCAAATCAGCCAGTGCTGTTCATTTTATACAGTAATAATGTTGTCCACGGATTTTATATAAGGTTACCTCACGGGGCTCAGAACGTTAACATTGTCCCTGGAATAAACAGTTATTCATTCTTCTTCTCTCCCTCAACCCCTGGTAACTACACTTTTCACTGTGCGGAATATTGTGGGATAGGACATTCTTATATGTATGGTTATCTGTGGGTGATGTGAAATGAAACTATATCCTAAGACTACTTTAGGTGTTGCCTTAGCTTATGGAATAGCTGGTCTAGTATGGTTAGCCGTAATGGGTGTTGCTGCACTATGGTTTAGGACTATCTTAATAAGTCCACACACTAACCCAACACTGGGTTATAAGGTAGCCCCGTTGTATTACTTTCTTGTAACTATGCACGGATCTACTGCAATGTATATAATTGTTCCAGACCTAGCATTATCATTACTAGCATATTCGTTGTATAAAAGTAATATGAATGTATTAAGCTATAAACTAGTAGCTCTCTCATTCTACTTGATAAATTTGCCGATGATAATAACATTCCTAGGAGGACCGATGACGGGTTGGTATATGTATCCTCCTCTATCGTTACAGCTTGGTAGTTGGTTATACTTTGGATCCTTTGCTCCATCATTAGCAGGGAAGTTAATAGGCTTAGCTTACTTCATGATGTTCCTTAACTCGATAGGAGTTGCGATAGGCTCTATAACAATGTTTATTGATGGCTATAAGACCAGACCTAAGGAGGGTAAGATACCGATATTTGCAGCTTACGGCATGGCTTTTGGTGGTGCATTAGTCTTTATAACCATCTTAGCATTAGCTGCAGCTGAGCTGTGGTATGTATTATACTTCTGGGCTTCAGTACCAGTTAACCCATTAACATGGGTAGTCTTGTTCTGGTTCTTTGGACACCCAGTAGTGTACTACGTTCCCTTCGCTGCCTTTGGTGGATTATATTACTTCATACCTAAGTTCGCAGGAAGACAACTTTATAGCGAAAGGTGGGCGAGGTGGAACATAGCTTTAC includes:
- a CDS encoding arsenate reductase (azurin) small subunit → MSSKEEKKGSNGKDPDPNRRAIIIGGAAAVAGIAAGIVIGGEAFPRVYRVQEVVPQVQTTTVTSTVTQQVVAQYQKQLIANYSELSVGVPKLTTYMGYPIVVVRTGTPSIGGVGPNGDVVAFSAVCVHMGGPVQYDPNTNCGVCPYHYSQYDFTRGGMQVVGHPNQYLPQVILEYDSSTGNIYALGFNRLLYGVYDNVLQASTSSSTS
- a CDS encoding sulfocyanin-like copper-binding protein, whose translation is MSKIGIAIIVIIFVGTAVMAGFLAYNFSIVYFPLPKVSKAPILSKVIHTTSTTTTTSMTSSLPSGAYALPYNPSNKTVFLYIVAESSSNPFNFNGTSDGNLHIYIPAGWTVIVYFTNEEGLPHNFLIIQNTTATPGTDVGQDGNILLYVGATSSNYLYNGISSGQTASGSITLNPGVYWFACGVEGHASSGMWGVIEVSSSITTPYAIVE
- a CDS encoding sulfocyanin — translated: MAKVDTPVVVAIVIAIILVAVAAYYVVAVRPVSPVVSTTTLPPTTVSYTMTTSMTTNTTTTSTTTTTTTTTTSMTSSLPSGAYALPYNPSNKTVFLYIVAESSSNPFNFNGTSDGNLHIYIPAGWTVIVYFTNEEGLPHNFLIIQNTTATPGTDVGQDGNILLYVGATSSNYLYNGISSGQTASGSITLNPGVYWFACGVEGHASSGMWGVIEVSSSITTPYAIVE
- the soxA gene encoding proton pump complex quinol oxidase subunit SoxA, producing the protein MSNHKDWEKIWFIVMLVLVTIFTGLSYFTIVNGSSATYRYGLPLASGVPKPLPNGTVVIYMAAIQWAFLPNNATEIIYLPNGTMENISVTSQVITYVHGYPYIKVYPNQPVLFILYSNNVVHGFYIRLPHGAQNVNIVPGINSYSFFFSPSTPGNYTFHCAEYCGIGHSYMYGYLWVM
- the soxB gene encoding proton pump complex quinol oxidase subunit SoxB gives rise to the protein MKLYPKTTLGVALAYGIAGLVWLAVMGVAALWFRTILISPHTNPTLGYKVAPLYYFLVTMHGSTAMYIIVPDLALSLLAYSLYKSNMNVLSYKLVALSFYLINLPMIITFLGGPMTGWYMYPPLSLQLGSWLYFGSFAPSLAGKLIGLAYFMMFLNSIGVAIGSITMFIDGYKTRPKEGKIPIFAAYGMAFGGALVFITILALAAAELWYVLYFWASVPVNPLTWVVLFWFFGHPVVYYVPFAAFGGLYYFIPKFAGRQLYSERWARWNIALLFTFSMLAWVHHLQTWPLPVVLRAFITPTTLILAAGSGLTVLNLGLTILLGKGYEWKNPVGLTALIALLGFILAGLQALMLPINPLNVLVHNSYYVVGHFHLMIWTIIFLGYLTSFLGMLSERMGGISLSSLSTGLIGGGVIMWTIGAFLLGYTMSIAGYLGLLRRWMAYPLKFLPYMDAMSIYAIMMGASFVMIMIPVLATLLRIKLDSFWELPGIEGKVSAGSMPGVMAENKK